From the genome of Thermococcus sp., one region includes:
- the truD gene encoding tRNA pseudouridine(13) synthase TruD translates to SVQIRDVELKFVSYGRFIKLGHLLGNRFRIIVRDVDEKAFERAKEIVGELHEKGGFPNYFGYQRFGERRVVNHLVGRLLLQRKFEEAARLFLGHTDGRMEGDEARRNFWETGDVNRALEEFPRFLRYERTLLYIYKKTGSWKRAFLSLPLPVMRIFIHAYQSYLFNLYLSRRMEELPLNEALVGDIVVQVKGGIPYRDRTYRVTETNRAFVNEKIKKNRAMVSGPLFGFAMRRAKGLPGRLEEEILEEEGLNLETFKKLPKPMAEPGGRRELLIRPLGLTYGYIPKTGMCFRFFLPKGVYATSVLREIMKDH, encoded by the coding sequence AGCGTTCAGATAAGGGACGTTGAGCTGAAGTTCGTCTCATATGGCAGGTTCATCAAGCTCGGCCACCTCCTCGGAAACCGATTCAGGATAATCGTCCGCGATGTGGATGAGAAAGCCTTTGAGAGGGCGAAGGAGATAGTCGGCGAGCTCCATGAGAAAGGGGGCTTTCCGAATTACTTCGGCTACCAGCGCTTCGGCGAGAGGCGCGTTGTGAACCACCTCGTTGGCAGGCTCCTTCTTCAGAGGAAGTTTGAGGAGGCGGCGAGACTTTTTCTCGGCCACACCGATGGAAGAATGGAGGGTGATGAGGCGAGGAGAAACTTCTGGGAGACCGGCGACGTGAACAGGGCCTTAGAGGAGTTTCCACGCTTCTTAAGGTATGAAAGAACGTTGCTCTACATATACAAGAAAACCGGGAGCTGGAAAAGGGCCTTTCTGAGCCTTCCACTCCCGGTGATGCGCATATTCATCCACGCCTACCAGAGTTACCTCTTCAACCTCTACCTCTCGCGAAGAATGGAGGAGCTTCCACTCAATGAAGCCCTGGTAGGGGATATAGTCGTTCAGGTCAAGGGGGGTATTCCCTACCGCGATAGAACCTACCGCGTTACGGAGACAAACAGGGCCTTCGTCAACGAAAAGATAAAGAAAAACCGGGCGATGGTATCCGGCCCCCTGTTCGGCTTCGCCATGAGAAGGGCTAAGGGCCTTCCCGGAAGACTCGAGGAAGAAATTCTTGAGGAGGAAGGTCTAAACCTCGAAACTTTCAAGAAACTGCCGAAGCCGATGGCCGAACCCGGTGGTCGGAGGGAACTCCTCATAAGGCCCCTTGGACTTACCTACGGTTACATCCCTAAAACCGGCATGTGCTTCCGCTTCTTCCTGCCGAAGGGCGTCTACGCGACGAGCGTTTTAAGGGAGATTATGAAGGACCATTGA
- a CDS encoding phosphoglycolate phosphatase — MVRIKAISLDIDGTITYRDRRISVEALKAVRLAEGLDLPVMLVTGNSVPFAEAAAVFIGTSGPVIAEDGGALSLKDEGTMRKRVFLTDMDEEWILWSELKKRYPEAELSFSMMERKAGLVLRRTVPVGVVREIIEELGLNLIAVDSGFAIHVKKPWINKGTGIEKACEFLGIKPSEVAHVGDGENDLDAFSVVGYRVAIAQAPEGLKEKADYVTEKPYGDGGAEAIMHILRKFGYLGEGDDY, encoded by the coding sequence ATGGTAAGGATTAAGGCGATATCCCTCGATATAGACGGTACGATTACATACCGAGACAGGAGGATAAGCGTGGAGGCACTGAAGGCGGTAAGACTTGCCGAGGGCCTTGACCTTCCGGTAATGCTCGTCACCGGAAATTCTGTTCCATTCGCAGAGGCCGCGGCGGTTTTCATAGGAACGAGCGGGCCGGTTATCGCTGAAGACGGTGGAGCACTTTCGCTCAAGGACGAGGGGACGATGAGGAAGCGCGTTTTTCTAACCGATATGGACGAGGAGTGGATACTCTGGAGCGAGCTGAAGAAGAGATACCCTGAGGCGGAGCTCAGTTTCTCGATGATGGAGAGAAAAGCTGGCCTCGTCCTGAGGAGGACCGTTCCCGTGGGCGTGGTTCGGGAGATAATAGAGGAGCTTGGGCTCAACCTCATAGCGGTGGACTCAGGCTTTGCAATCCACGTTAAAAAGCCCTGGATAAACAAGGGAACGGGAATAGAGAAGGCCTGCGAGTTTCTCGGGATAAAGCCGAGCGAAGTGGCTCATGTAGGCGACGGGGAGAACGATTTAGATGCCTTCAGCGTCGTTGGTTACCGCGTGGCGATAGCCCAGGCCCCGGAGGGATTGAAGGAAAAGGCCGATTACGTGACTGAGAAGCCCTACGGCGATGGGGGGGCGGAGGCGATAATGCATATCCTGAGAAAGTTTGGCTACCTCGGTGAGGGCGATGATTATTAG
- a CDS encoding GNAT family N-acetyltransferase produces MIIRKATLEDVRAIVEVHTAGEDIGGSLLERYSSGGPWMSVETLAIHLNNLLLEGQVVAVAELDGKIVGEAEVLFSKEPIGGEIKRIAHVDVIEVHPDYRGIGVGRALVEFAEDMAKEKGAELITAQPERSAMGFYERLGFNATVFRGTVVSIPAVGDGQVSVSPFTWRDVETLELVAGRFQSSYSMFFSAFRDNMAGIHYTVESGRSGESYYVLRNLPGREGVAMLLWGRLEEARGVIGRARGLGYTRILTVLPDGKEGFGARKIGELKIVGKALTGGTL; encoded by the coding sequence ATGATTATTAGGAAAGCGACACTTGAGGATGTTAGAGCCATAGTCGAAGTTCACACTGCCGGTGAAGATATCGGAGGAAGCTTACTTGAGCGCTACTCCTCCGGTGGCCCGTGGATGAGCGTTGAAACGCTCGCGATACACCTCAACAACCTCCTCCTTGAGGGCCAGGTCGTTGCCGTTGCCGAGCTCGACGGAAAAATAGTTGGTGAGGCTGAGGTTCTCTTTTCCAAAGAGCCCATCGGGGGTGAAATTAAGAGAATAGCCCACGTCGATGTGATAGAGGTCCATCCTGATTATAGGGGCATAGGGGTAGGCAGGGCACTGGTTGAGTTCGCTGAAGACATGGCTAAGGAGAAAGGGGCTGAGCTGATAACCGCCCAGCCGGAGAGAAGTGCGATGGGCTTTTATGAGAGGCTGGGCTTCAACGCTACCGTCTTCAGGGGTACGGTGGTCTCGATTCCCGCAGTTGGTGATGGTCAAGTCAGCGTGTCTCCCTTCACATGGAGAGACGTTGAAACCCTTGAACTCGTCGCGGGGAGATTCCAGAGTTCCTACAGCATGTTCTTCTCCGCTTTCAGGGACAACATGGCTGGAATTCATTACACCGTTGAAAGCGGAAGGAGCGGGGAGTCATACTACGTCCTCAGGAACCTCCCCGGGAGGGAAGGGGTCGCGATGCTTCTCTGGGGCAGGCTTGAGGAAGCGAGAGGAGTTATCGGCCGGGCGAGGGGACTTGGCTATACGAGAATTCTGACGGTTCTTCCAGATGGGAAGGAAGGTTTTGGCGCCCGGAAGATTGGAGAACTTAAAATTGTGGGAAAGGCCCTCACCGGAGGAACTCTTTAG
- a CDS encoding M20 family metallopeptidase — MNPIEEALEIKDQIVAWRRDFHMWPELKYEEERTSRIVEKHLREWGYRIKRVGTGIIADIGEGEKTIALRADMDALPIQEENDVPYRSRVPGKMHACGHDAHTAMLLGAGKIIAEHIEEFNGRVRLIFQPAEEGGNGAVKMIEGGALEGVDSIFGFHVWMELPSGVIGIREGPFLAGAGFFTIKLKGLGGHGAYPHLARDPIIAGAEIVTALQTIVSRNVSPFETAVVSVTAFNSGTAHNIIPEEAELKGTFRFYSEDIGKLIQRRIDEISTSIAKAHNIESKNEIVELVPPTINNREMADFARKVAEKYGLKHADVPMSMGAEDFAYYLQRVPGAFLALGIRNEEKGIIYPPHHPKFNVDEDVLYLGTAMEVALAKEFLR, encoded by the coding sequence ATGAACCCCATCGAAGAGGCCCTGGAGATTAAGGACCAGATTGTGGCCTGGAGAAGGGACTTCCACATGTGGCCGGAACTCAAATATGAAGAAGAGAGAACATCGAGAATAGTCGAGAAGCACCTGCGCGAGTGGGGTTACAGGATAAAGCGCGTTGGAACAGGGATTATAGCGGACATTGGAGAAGGGGAGAAAACGATAGCCCTGCGCGCGGACATGGACGCCCTGCCGATTCAGGAGGAGAATGACGTCCCCTACCGGTCGAGGGTCCCCGGAAAGATGCACGCCTGCGGCCACGACGCACACACAGCCATGCTCCTCGGGGCCGGAAAGATAATAGCCGAACACATCGAGGAGTTCAATGGAAGGGTGCGTCTTATATTTCAGCCCGCTGAAGAAGGCGGAAACGGGGCCGTCAAGATGATTGAAGGGGGAGCTTTAGAAGGCGTTGATTCCATCTTCGGCTTCCACGTCTGGATGGAACTGCCAAGCGGGGTAATTGGAATCCGTGAAGGGCCCTTCCTGGCCGGTGCAGGGTTCTTTACGATAAAGCTCAAAGGACTAGGTGGGCACGGGGCTTATCCGCATCTCGCGCGGGACCCGATTATAGCCGGTGCCGAAATTGTAACGGCCCTCCAGACTATTGTGAGCAGAAACGTTTCTCCCTTCGAGACCGCAGTTGTTAGCGTGACTGCCTTCAACTCGGGCACCGCCCACAACATTATTCCGGAGGAGGCCGAACTGAAGGGTACTTTCAGGTTCTACAGTGAGGATATTGGGAAGCTAATCCAGAGGAGAATAGACGAGATATCAACGTCCATAGCGAAGGCCCACAACATAGAAAGCAAAAATGAGATAGTAGAACTCGTTCCGCCGACGATTAACAACAGGGAAATGGCTGACTTCGCGAGAAAAGTTGCGGAAAAGTATGGGCTAAAACACGCCGACGTCCCGATGTCGATGGGAGCTGAGGACTTTGCCTATTACCTCCAGAGGGTTCCCGGGGCGTTTCTAGCACTGGGCATAAGGAACGAGGAGAAGGGGATAATTTACCCGCCCCATCACCCGAAGTTCAACGTTGATGAGGACGTCCTCTACCTGGGAACTGCCATGGAGGTTGCCTTGGCTAAAGAGTTCCTCCGGTGA
- a CDS encoding DUF357 domain-containing protein, whose protein sequence is MGREVTDEKLQKYFRITEEALKRLEVAVHEKSLLHAVARDFLTMARSYFEDAKYYYEKGDYVTAFAALNYAHGFIDAGVRLGVFRGEDDRLFAFG, encoded by the coding sequence GTGGGGCGCGAGGTAACCGATGAGAAGCTCCAGAAGTATTTTAGAATCACCGAGGAGGCACTGAAGAGACTCGAAGTCGCCGTCCATGAGAAAAGCCTCTTGCACGCCGTCGCGCGGGATTTTCTAACGATGGCTAGGAGCTATTTTGAGGACGCCAAGTACTACTACGAGAAGGGCGACTACGTTACAGCGTTTGCCGCTCTAAACTACGCGCACGGCTTTATAGATGCCGGTGTGAGGCTCGGTGTGTTTAGGGGTGAAGACGATAGGCTTTTTGCCTTTGGGTGA
- a CDS encoding DUF555 domain-containing protein, giving the protein MGDYLVVLEAPIIVRDVETSEDAINVAVSKVTKALNREKLDFVRVELGYSQCPVCGAHFESAFVIGNVGLVGMYLTLKVYNAQTIEHAERIAKAVVGKALKKVPLKVYEIRELEEEEGDGVEL; this is encoded by the coding sequence ATGGGAGACTATTTAGTTGTTCTCGAGGCGCCTATAATCGTGAGGGACGTCGAGACGAGCGAGGATGCGATAAACGTCGCGGTTAGCAAGGTTACAAAGGCACTCAACAGGGAAAAACTGGACTTCGTTCGCGTTGAGCTCGGCTACTCCCAGTGTCCGGTCTGTGGTGCCCACTTCGAGAGTGCCTTCGTCATCGGAAACGTTGGTCTCGTTGGGATGTATCTAACTCTTAAGGTCTATAACGCTCAGACGATAGAGCATGCCGAGAGAATTGCTAAGGCCGTCGTTGGGAAGGCCCTCAAAAAGGTTCCCCTCAAGGTCTACGAGATAAGAGAGCTCGAAGAGGAAGAGGGCGATGGGGTCGAGCTCTGA
- the pyrG gene encoding glutamine hydrolyzing CTP synthase yields the protein MTKFIFVTGGVVSGLGKGITSASLGMLMKARGFRATNIKIDPYLNYDAGTMNPYQHGEVFVLDDGGEVDLDLGNYERFLNTSLSFDHNITTGKVYSAVIEKERKGEYLGATVQVIPHITNEIKERIRRIARDYDVVIVEIGGTVGDIEGMPFLEAARQMQLEEGRENVAFVHVTYVPKLRVVGEQKTKPTQHSVKELRSLGIQPDAIVARSEEPLEESARRKISLFTNVPEEAVISAYDVEDTYEVPLMLEKEGLARYLVKRLGLPEKEPELEEWRKMVEKYKSLDREVEIAIVGKYVKLADSYLSIKEALKHSSVANDVKVKIRWIEAENVERKGVGLLESVDGIIVPGGFGARGSEGKMMAIRYARENDIPFLGICFGFQLTVVEFARNVLGLKGAHSTEIDPQTPYPVVDLMPEQRDLDRLGGTMRLGAYPVHIKPNTLAKKLYGREIVYERHRHRWEVNPDYIEKFEEAGLVFSGIAGDDERRMEILELPNHSYFIATQFHPEFKSKPMNPAPVFKGLVEAAKKKRYQ from the coding sequence ATGACAAAGTTCATATTTGTCACGGGTGGTGTTGTTAGTGGCCTCGGCAAGGGCATCACCAGTGCTTCTCTCGGCATGCTCATGAAGGCAAGGGGCTTCAGGGCAACGAACATCAAAATCGACCCCTACCTCAACTACGACGCGGGAACCATGAACCCGTACCAGCACGGTGAGGTTTTCGTTCTGGATGACGGTGGTGAGGTTGACCTCGATTTAGGGAACTACGAGCGCTTTCTCAACACCAGCTTGAGCTTTGACCACAACATAACCACCGGTAAGGTTTACTCCGCCGTCATCGAGAAGGAGAGGAAAGGGGAATACCTCGGCGCGACCGTTCAGGTCATTCCACACATCACCAACGAGATAAAGGAGCGCATCAGGAGGATTGCAAGGGACTACGATGTCGTTATAGTCGAAATCGGTGGAACGGTTGGAGATATTGAAGGCATGCCCTTCCTCGAGGCGGCGAGACAGATGCAACTCGAGGAAGGTAGGGAGAACGTTGCCTTCGTCCACGTTACCTACGTTCCAAAGCTCCGCGTTGTGGGAGAACAGAAGACGAAGCCGACTCAACACAGTGTTAAGGAGCTCCGTTCCCTTGGAATCCAGCCGGATGCAATCGTTGCCCGCTCCGAGGAACCCCTTGAGGAGAGCGCAAGGAGAAAGATAAGCCTCTTCACCAACGTTCCCGAAGAGGCAGTAATCAGCGCCTACGACGTGGAGGACACCTATGAGGTTCCACTGATGCTCGAAAAGGAGGGGCTGGCCAGATACCTTGTAAAGAGGCTTGGTCTTCCCGAGAAGGAGCCGGAACTCGAGGAATGGCGCAAAATGGTCGAGAAGTACAAGAGCCTCGATAGGGAAGTTGAGATTGCAATAGTCGGCAAGTATGTCAAGCTTGCGGATTCCTACCTGAGCATCAAGGAGGCTCTAAAGCACTCAAGTGTTGCCAACGACGTCAAGGTTAAAATCAGATGGATTGAGGCAGAGAACGTTGAGAGGAAGGGCGTTGGCCTTCTGGAGAGCGTTGACGGTATAATCGTTCCCGGTGGCTTTGGAGCGAGGGGAAGCGAGGGCAAAATGATGGCCATACGCTACGCGAGGGAAAACGACATCCCGTTCCTCGGAATCTGCTTCGGCTTCCAATTAACCGTTGTGGAATTCGCAAGGAACGTCCTCGGCCTTAAGGGAGCACATTCAACCGAGATAGACCCTCAGACACCTTATCCTGTTGTGGATTTAATGCCGGAACAACGCGATTTAGACAGACTCGGTGGAACCATGAGGCTTGGAGCTTATCCGGTTCACATAAAACCAAACACCCTGGCAAAGAAGCTTTACGGCAGGGAGATAGTCTACGAGCGCCACCGTCATCGCTGGGAGGTTAATCCGGACTACATTGAGAAATTCGAGGAGGCCGGTCTTGTCTTCAGCGGAATAGCGGGTGATGACGAGAGAAGGATGGAAATCCTCGAGTTGCCCAACCACAGCTACTTCATAGCGACCCAGTTCCATCCCGAGTTCAAGTCGAAGCCTATGAACCCGGCGCCCGTCTTCAAGGGTTTGGTTGAGGCGGCAAAGAAAAAGAGGTATCAATAA
- a CDS encoding 30S ribosomal protein S8e translates to MAIWQGRSLKKPSGGRIVLARKKRKRELGREPANTKVAEERERRKIIRTYGGNRKVRLVEALYANVFDGGKGKKVKILNVVENPANRQYARRNIITKGAIIETELGKAIVTSRPGQDGVVNAVLLKEENA, encoded by the coding sequence ATGGCTATCTGGCAGGGAAGGTCACTTAAGAAACCCTCAGGTGGAAGGATTGTCCTCGCGAGGAAGAAGAGGAAGAGGGAGCTCGGAAGGGAGCCCGCGAACACCAAGGTTGCCGAGGAAAGGGAGAGGAGGAAGATAATCAGAACCTACGGCGGAAACAGAAAAGTCCGCCTCGTCGAGGCCCTCTACGCCAACGTCTTCGACGGTGGAAAGGGCAAGAAGGTCAAGATACTCAACGTCGTCGAGAACCCGGCCAACAGGCAGTACGCGAGGAGAAACATAATCACCAAAGGGGCCATAATAGAGACCGAGCTCGGAAAGGCAATCGTCACCAGCAGGCCTGGTCAGGACGGTGTCGTTAACGCCGTTCTCCTTAAGGAGGAGAACGCCTGA
- a CDS encoding NOG1 family protein: MKNPFEKMPTVLTADELIDKAFRRAERAASAYNPPGGKVAKARQREELRVRTVSNVVRDNLRKILDRTPGVSTLPEFYKELVDTLVDRDQFHRSLARVNWAIKTIRNLEQRYVEKIRFERDPREIAKLRRAFYGRVADILHDIDDDLRYLNQARNVLKELPVVDLELPTVVIAGHPNVGKSTLLRALTNAKPEVASYPFTTKGINVGQFEEHYLRYQVIDTPGLLDRPLSERNEVEKQAILALKHLADVIVYIFDPSEYCGFPIEEQMHLFEEILEEFGEFPFIVAINKVDVAEEEKVKKVEEFVKAKGLEPVKISAITGEGLEELKKRVIAIVEPKAKELARKIMEKEFSKFRE; this comes from the coding sequence ATGAAGAATCCTTTCGAAAAGATGCCAACGGTTCTTACCGCTGATGAGCTCATCGACAAGGCCTTTCGAAGGGCCGAAAGGGCGGCTTCAGCCTACAATCCCCCAGGAGGGAAGGTCGCCAAGGCCCGTCAGAGGGAAGAACTCCGCGTCAGGACGGTTTCAAACGTCGTGAGGGACAACCTGAGGAAGATACTCGACAGAACGCCGGGAGTTTCGACCCTTCCGGAGTTCTACAAGGAACTGGTTGATACCCTCGTTGACAGGGACCAGTTCCACCGCTCTTTGGCTAGGGTGAACTGGGCCATAAAAACCATCAGAAACCTTGAGCAACGCTACGTCGAGAAGATAAGGTTTGAGAGAGACCCAAGGGAAATAGCAAAACTCAGAAGGGCCTTTTACGGTCGAGTTGCGGATATACTCCACGATATTGACGACGACCTCAGATACCTCAACCAGGCTAGGAACGTTCTCAAGGAGTTGCCGGTCGTTGATTTGGAGCTTCCAACGGTGGTCATAGCAGGCCACCCCAACGTCGGGAAGAGCACGTTGCTGAGGGCATTAACCAACGCGAAGCCGGAGGTGGCTAGCTACCCCTTCACAACGAAGGGCATAAACGTCGGCCAGTTCGAGGAGCACTACCTCCGCTACCAGGTCATAGACACGCCGGGTTTACTTGACAGGCCCCTAAGCGAGAGAAACGAGGTTGAGAAGCAGGCGATTCTGGCCCTGAAACACTTGGCCGATGTCATCGTTTATATATTCGACCCGAGCGAGTACTGCGGTTTCCCAATTGAAGAACAGATGCACCTCTTTGAGGAGATACTCGAAGAATTTGGGGAATTCCCCTTCATAGTGGCAATCAACAAGGTGGACGTAGCTGAGGAGGAAAAGGTCAAAAAAGTCGAGGAGTTCGTCAAAGCAAAGGGCCTTGAGCCGGTTAAAATCTCGGCCATAACCGGGGAGGGCCTTGAAGAACTGAAGAAGAGGGTTATAGCGATAGTAGAGCCGAAGGCCAAAGAACTTGCGAGGAAAATCATGGAAAAGGAATTCTCGAAGTTTAGAGAGTAG